A genomic window from Actinacidiphila yeochonensis CN732 includes:
- a CDS encoding quinone oxidoreductase family protein — MRAITMHEFGGPEVLKLEEVPDPEPRRTEVLLDVTRAGINYADIHVRGNTYLAPVELPYIPGNEVVGTTPEGKRVVALTQGGGYAEKVAVRRSLHWEIPDSVSDQQAVPLALQGNTAWHLLFTVARVTEGEKVVIPAAAGGVGSLAVQLAAQVGAKVIALASTDEKRQLALDLGASAVVDSSTEEDLAERIKEAAGGPVHAALEMTGGSTLHQTVAALAPRGRLAVYGFASGELTNVEVHTLLQNSITMAGFWLPHLYAAERGTLLARSTKGLFAAVSNGSLKVIDGGTYPLADAAEAHRSLSSRSATGKVSLDTNK; from the coding sequence GTGCGCGCCATCACGATGCACGAATTCGGCGGACCCGAGGTCCTGAAGCTGGAGGAGGTTCCGGACCCCGAGCCGCGCCGGACCGAAGTGCTCCTCGACGTCACCAGAGCCGGAATCAACTACGCAGATATTCACGTAAGGGGCAATACCTACCTCGCCCCGGTCGAACTGCCCTATATCCCCGGCAACGAGGTCGTCGGAACGACCCCCGAAGGCAAGCGCGTGGTCGCCCTCACCCAGGGAGGCGGGTACGCGGAGAAGGTCGCGGTACGCCGCAGCCTGCACTGGGAGATCCCCGACAGCGTGAGCGACCAGCAGGCGGTCCCCCTGGCACTGCAGGGCAACACCGCCTGGCATCTGCTCTTCACGGTCGCCCGCGTCACGGAAGGGGAGAAGGTCGTCATCCCGGCCGCCGCCGGAGGAGTCGGCTCACTCGCCGTGCAGCTGGCCGCGCAGGTCGGCGCGAAGGTGATCGCCCTGGCGAGCACGGACGAGAAGCGTCAGCTGGCGCTGGACCTCGGCGCCTCCGCCGTCGTCGACTCCTCCACCGAGGAGGACCTCGCCGAGCGCATCAAGGAAGCCGCCGGCGGACCCGTGCACGCCGCGCTCGAGATGACCGGCGGTTCGACGCTGCACCAGACCGTCGCAGCCCTCGCCCCGCGCGGCCGCCTGGCGGTCTACGGCTTCGCGAGCGGCGAGCTCACCAACGTCGAGGTGCACACCCTGCTGCAGAACTCGATCACCATGGCCGGCTTCTGGCTCCCGCACCTGTACGCCGCGGAACGGGGCACGCTTCTGGCCCGCTCGACCAAGGGCTTGTTCGCGGCCGTCAGCAACGGCAGCCTGAAGGTCATCGACGGCGGCACGTACCCGCTCGCCGACGCCGCGGAGGCGCACCGTAGTCTCAGCTCCCGGTCGGCGACCGGCAAGGTCAGCCTCGATACCAACAAGTAA
- a CDS encoding helix-turn-helix domain-containing protein → MPERIFDREKFRARRRERNRTQGFIAEGLGVREAAVAKYEGGETTPPPEKLPKLAALVEMDLNELAPRHGLPNLADLRCDAGYTQKETPAFIGTSSPSPIRKAEGGVRRLSEDFVQPLAVAYGVTLQELLAAQERSFGNEVPAVVPDVPASAPVLMAAAAPPQTVAEKITYLLERTYVPANRPSDEDLARAANKAAGRLLLNEQLVRALRTGEQTEAGDDVLDALAAAMDVPPVFFRSNDREVAQIVARIKNVRQDFGVMAARGGESGGVPPELMQFISDTFAGLLGKAGQRPAGEGH, encoded by the coding sequence ATGCCCGAACGCATCTTCGACCGCGAGAAGTTCCGCGCGCGGCGGCGGGAACGGAACAGGACCCAGGGCTTCATCGCGGAGGGCCTCGGCGTCCGCGAAGCGGCCGTCGCCAAGTACGAGGGCGGAGAGACCACCCCGCCCCCGGAGAAGCTGCCCAAGCTGGCCGCGCTGGTCGAGATGGACCTCAACGAGCTCGCCCCGCGGCACGGCCTGCCGAACCTTGCTGACCTGCGGTGCGACGCCGGCTACACGCAGAAGGAAACCCCCGCCTTCATCGGCACCTCCAGCCCCAGCCCGATCCGCAAGGCCGAGGGCGGGGTACGCCGGCTGTCCGAGGACTTCGTGCAGCCGCTGGCCGTCGCCTACGGCGTGACGCTCCAGGAGCTGCTTGCCGCGCAGGAGCGCAGCTTCGGCAACGAGGTGCCGGCCGTGGTGCCCGACGTCCCGGCCTCCGCGCCGGTGCTGATGGCGGCCGCTGCGCCCCCGCAGACCGTCGCGGAGAAGATCACATACCTGCTGGAGCGGACCTACGTGCCGGCGAACCGGCCCTCGGACGAGGACCTGGCCCGCGCGGCGAACAAGGCGGCCGGCCGGCTGCTGCTGAACGAGCAGCTGGTGCGCGCGCTGCGCACCGGCGAGCAGACCGAGGCCGGCGACGACGTCCTGGACGCCCTGGCGGCCGCCATGGACGTGCCGCCGGTCTTCTTCCGCAGCAACGACCGCGAGGTCGCCCAGATCGTGGCCCGCATCAAGAACGTGCGCCAGGACTTCGGCGTGATGGCGGCCCGCGGCGGCGAGAGCGGCGGGGTCCCTCCCGAGCTCATGCAGTTCATCAGCGACACGTTTGCCGGCCTGCTGGGCAAGGCCGGCCAGCGGCCGGCTGGTGAAGGTCACTAA
- a CDS encoding IclR family transcriptional regulator has protein sequence MTERSAKGSSHTERVFRVQQAFIELGGGAQRLTDIARTADLDDSTVSRILTSGTYKKTFVRAGRGLYQLGTGAADLGLYALSDDNLSGDESREVLQNLRLQTDGGLVFLYLKAPFGGAGRQCYDMAVGDSDLIELGMTPRDVLFVSRSLRTGASGRTILAFMNESIQKRVAHGPIPDEAGPGVIKDGDAFLASLGDIREQGFALGLQECMANWNSIAAPVIWDDTIQGAVLLLKPVHVMPEAPQHFIDATVKAAAQLSQLGGGWPTDQ, from the coding sequence ATGACCGAGCGCAGCGCCAAGGGATCCAGCCATACCGAACGCGTCTTCCGTGTGCAGCAGGCGTTCATCGAGCTAGGAGGCGGTGCGCAGCGGCTCACCGACATCGCGAGAACGGCCGACCTCGACGACTCGACCGTCAGCCGGATCCTGACCAGCGGAACGTACAAGAAGACCTTCGTGCGCGCCGGCCGCGGGCTGTACCAGCTCGGCACCGGCGCGGCGGACCTCGGCCTGTACGCCCTCTCGGACGACAACCTGTCCGGCGACGAGTCCCGGGAAGTCCTGCAGAACCTGCGCCTGCAGACCGACGGCGGCCTGGTGTTCCTCTACCTCAAGGCGCCTTTCGGCGGCGCCGGCCGCCAGTGCTACGACATGGCCGTCGGTGACAGCGACCTGATCGAGCTCGGCATGACACCGCGCGACGTGCTCTTCGTGTCCCGGTCGCTGCGCACCGGGGCCTCGGGCCGCACGATCCTCGCCTTCATGAACGAGTCGATACAGAAGCGTGTGGCCCACGGTCCGATACCCGACGAGGCCGGGCCCGGGGTCATCAAGGACGGCGACGCGTTCCTGGCCTCCCTGGGCGACATCCGCGAGCAGGGCTTCGCCCTGGGCCTGCAGGAGTGCATGGCGAACTGGAACTCGATCGCCGCGCCGGTCATCTGGGACGACACCATCCAGGGCGCCGTTTTGCTGCTCAAGCCGGTGCACGTCATGCCCGAGGCGCCGCAGCACTTCATCGACGCCACGGTGAAGGCGGCCGCGCAGCTCAGCCAGCTCGGCGGCGGCTGGCCCACCGACCAGTAG
- a CDS encoding GNAT family N-acetyltransferase codes for MIIRRASTADVPRLQRFRTDAAAWLSARGSDQWSTAYPDELLLASIRAGDVYLVQPAPAEDPIATVTLDRLADPVLWTDAEAKEPAFYVHKLTLATPGHGAGLGAQLLDWCGDHAARAGARWLRLDAWTTNTRLHSYYKHLGFRHVRTVDAPEAYGSGWVGQRPARSVGTALSRLGNPAE; via the coding sequence GTGATCATCCGCAGAGCCAGCACCGCCGACGTACCCCGCCTTCAGCGGTTCCGCACCGACGCCGCCGCCTGGCTATCCGCCCGCGGCAGCGACCAATGGTCCACCGCCTACCCGGACGAACTCCTCCTCGCCAGCATCCGGGCCGGCGACGTCTACCTCGTCCAACCGGCCCCGGCTGAGGACCCCATAGCCACCGTGACCCTCGACAGGCTGGCCGATCCCGTGCTCTGGACGGACGCCGAAGCGAAGGAGCCGGCCTTCTACGTCCACAAACTCACCCTCGCTACACCAGGCCACGGCGCCGGACTCGGTGCCCAACTCCTCGACTGGTGCGGTGACCACGCCGCGCGTGCCGGCGCCAGATGGCTACGCCTCGACGCCTGGACCACCAACACCCGCCTCCACAGCTACTACAAGCACCTCGGCTTCCGACACGTCCGAACCGTCGACGCGCCGGAGGCCTACGGGTCAGGTTGGGTGGGCCAGCGTCCGGCTCGCTCAGTCGGGACGGCTCTCTCGCGACTGGGGAATCCGGCGGAGTAA
- a CDS encoding DUF2637 domain-containing protein codes for MPTGARIQLTPLQRRLIVAVAIGAAVIAAIGFVGSYAAVRTLAEAKGFGRFALAFPIGVDAGILVLLALDLLLTWLRMPLGMLRHTAWFLTGATIVFNAAAAWPDPVGTGMHAVIPVLFVVMVEAARHAIGRAADLTAGRHMDSVRVSRWLLDPVSTFFLWRRMKLWELRSYDQVIALEQQRKIERARMRSRYGRRWRDKAPVEAVLALRLTRYGREMGAPIEGVLDIEHAPTDASQLALATPRVAITASTFDAVAKEAIAVVEAQPSAALPPAPKPQPQPQPSPQPQPQPQPQPSPQPQPQPSPTPQPQPSPQPQPSPQPQPPARSRAKPKASAQPKAKPTPPRTPEEMAQLLLDALPINEKCLRANNKQASLRTLQSELGIGQRTAQTIQAQLPKTLAAALAADQNMKEA; via the coding sequence ATGCCCACCGGCGCCCGCATCCAGCTGACCCCTCTGCAGCGCAGGCTCATCGTCGCCGTCGCCATCGGAGCGGCAGTGATCGCGGCCATCGGCTTCGTCGGCTCTTACGCTGCCGTCCGCACCCTGGCCGAGGCCAAAGGGTTCGGCCGCTTCGCCCTCGCGTTCCCCATCGGTGTCGACGCCGGCATCCTCGTCCTCCTCGCCCTGGACCTGCTCCTGACGTGGCTGCGGATGCCGCTCGGCATGCTCCGCCACACCGCGTGGTTCCTCACCGGGGCCACCATTGTGTTCAACGCCGCCGCGGCCTGGCCCGACCCCGTAGGCACCGGCATGCACGCCGTGATCCCAGTCCTGTTCGTCGTCATGGTGGAGGCGGCACGGCACGCCATCGGCCGGGCGGCGGACCTCACGGCCGGCCGCCACATGGACTCCGTCCGCGTCTCGCGCTGGCTGCTCGATCCAGTCTCCACGTTCTTCCTGTGGCGCCGCATGAAGCTGTGGGAGCTGCGCTCCTACGACCAGGTCATTGCCCTGGAGCAGCAGCGGAAGATCGAGCGGGCACGCATGCGCTCCAGGTACGGCCGGAGGTGGCGCGACAAGGCGCCGGTCGAAGCCGTGCTCGCGCTGCGCCTTACCCGGTACGGCCGCGAGATGGGCGCCCCGATTGAGGGGGTGCTCGACATCGAGCACGCCCCGACCGACGCATCGCAGCTCGCTCTGGCGACGCCGCGCGTGGCGATTACGGCGAGCACGTTCGACGCCGTGGCGAAGGAAGCCATTGCCGTCGTCGAGGCGCAGCCGAGTGCAGCTCTGCCGCCCGCTCCCAAGCCGCAGCCGCAGCCGCAGCCGTCCCCGCAGCCGCAGCCGCAGCCGCAGCCGCAGCCGTCCCCGCAGCCGCAGCCGCAGCCGTCCCCGACCCCGCAGCCGCAGCCGTCCCCGCAGCCGCAGCCGTCCCCGCAGCCGCAGCCGCCTGCGCGCTCCAGGGCCAAGCCGAAGGCGAGTGCGCAGCCGAAGGCCAAGCCGACGCCGCCGCGCACCCCGGAGGAGATGGCACAGCTCCTCCTTGACGCCCTCCCGATCAACGAGAAGTGCCTGCGCGCCAACAACAAGCAGGCGTCGCTCCGGACGCTCCAGAGCGAACTCGGCATCGGCCAGCGCACCGCCCAGACCATCCAAGCTCAGCTCCCCAAGACTCTCGCCGCCGCGCTCGCGGCCGACCAGAACATGAAGGAGGCGTGA
- a CDS encoding MAB_1171c family putative transporter has protein sequence MSDVFAYLIAGLLLLQALLRIPAALKGRVRERSLWGAFAALAAAWLTRTTLGRSAINTLGIEDFSYLVKHVLAILGICVLLRYVTAVYSSTERSADLPRTVRISALVHRIATRASLLTVAVMAAVFFTLLDTAVSDTPYFMARHAGQPGLAVYMSLFYLYTAAAAAVCAVQWGGAVRQAPMRSLRIGLSMMSLAMSLAVLYAILRTAYVVLITITPVSESFANNQETVTDSLLYATFLLWGFGAIAPATRAAQGRFRAMQDLTAIHPLWRDLALTAPDVVQRRPSQLLAGVPLLARFDTVRDLVGYDSSPSMRLARYVTEIRDVIHELRRHAPHELAERSVQRAEETATGPDRETAAEAYWIRAARAAFFGRPSGQPAPFPFPAGDDFAAEVPHLRDVAAAYGRIKPTEVTALLSGPPAVQPASS, from the coding sequence ATGTCTGACGTATTCGCCTACCTCATAGCGGGCCTGCTGCTCCTGCAGGCCCTGCTCAGAATCCCCGCCGCGCTCAAAGGCAGAGTGCGCGAACGCTCCTTGTGGGGCGCCTTCGCCGCCCTGGCCGCCGCCTGGCTGACCCGCACCACCCTGGGCCGGTCCGCCATCAACACGCTCGGCATCGAGGACTTCTCCTACCTGGTCAAGCACGTCCTCGCCATCCTCGGGATCTGCGTCCTGCTGCGGTACGTCACCGCGGTCTACAGCAGCACCGAAAGGTCCGCGGACCTGCCGCGCACCGTCCGCATCTCCGCCCTCGTGCACCGGATCGCGACCCGGGCCTCCCTGCTCACCGTCGCGGTGATGGCCGCGGTGTTCTTCACCCTGCTGGACACCGCGGTCTCCGACACCCCGTACTTCATGGCCCGGCACGCCGGCCAGCCCGGACTCGCCGTCTACATGTCGCTGTTCTACCTGTACACCGCGGCCGCCGCCGCGGTCTGCGCCGTGCAGTGGGGAGGCGCCGTCCGCCAGGCGCCGATGCGGTCCCTGCGCATCGGCCTGAGCATGATGTCGCTGGCCATGAGCCTGGCCGTCCTCTACGCGATCCTGCGCACCGCCTACGTCGTGCTCATCACGATCACCCCGGTCTCCGAGAGCTTCGCCAACAACCAGGAGACGGTCACCGACTCGCTGCTGTACGCCACGTTCCTGCTCTGGGGCTTCGGCGCCATCGCACCGGCCACCCGCGCCGCGCAGGGCCGCTTCCGGGCGATGCAGGACCTGACGGCAATCCACCCCCTGTGGCGCGACCTGGCCCTCACCGCCCCCGACGTCGTCCAGCGCCGCCCCAGCCAGCTCCTCGCCGGCGTACCGCTCCTCGCCCGGTTCGACACCGTGCGGGACCTGGTCGGCTACGACAGCTCCCCGTCCATGCGGCTGGCCCGTTACGTCACCGAAATCCGCGACGTCATCCACGAGCTGCGCCGCCACGCGCCCCACGAGCTGGCCGAGCGTTCCGTACAGCGGGCCGAGGAGACGGCCACCGGCCCGGACCGCGAGACCGCGGCCGAGGCCTACTGGATCCGGGCGGCCCGGGCTGCGTTCTTCGGCCGCCCCTCCGGGCAGCCGGCGCCCTTCCCGTTCCCGGCCGGCGACGACTTCGCCGCCGAGGTGCCCCATCTGCGCGACGTGGCCGCCGCGTACGGTCGCATCAAGCCCACCGAGGTGACCGCGCTGCTCAGCGGCCCGCCGGCCGTCCAGCCCGCCTCGTCCTGA
- a CDS encoding sortase, translating to MPENRTSPAQPDPESEPTTSPSRKIIIGAGVALAALGVTAAALLTPGSDAHEQRAASGSTAAAPSAAADPLTGTPQSKASHAPDHTRDSTTQADKALRTWRSTNPAAGSGVGGKPAAGTAGAIHEVLRIPALGATWSQPVYEGVDDPQLRAGVGHFPTTEQPGQIGNFVLAGHRSGVSAPAFRDIDRIKPGATVTVTTAQRVTYTYTVTRVRTVAPTDVNVIAQVPDHPAATPTKAKLTLVTCWPADGHAKRVVVEADLASAKGGA from the coding sequence ATGCCCGAAAACCGCACGTCCCCGGCCCAGCCGGACCCAGAATCCGAACCGACCACCTCACCCAGCCGCAAGATCATCATCGGGGCCGGCGTGGCCCTGGCCGCCCTCGGCGTGACCGCCGCCGCCCTCCTCACGCCCGGAAGCGACGCCCACGAGCAGCGCGCCGCGTCCGGCTCCACCGCCGCGGCACCTTCCGCGGCAGCCGACCCGCTGACCGGCACCCCGCAGTCGAAGGCCTCGCACGCTCCCGACCACACCCGCGACTCCACCACCCAGGCCGACAAGGCCCTGCGCACCTGGCGCTCCACCAACCCCGCAGCGGGCAGCGGGGTCGGCGGCAAGCCCGCCGCCGGCACCGCCGGAGCCATCCACGAGGTCCTGCGCATCCCCGCCCTGGGCGCCACCTGGTCACAGCCGGTCTACGAAGGCGTCGACGACCCGCAACTCCGCGCGGGCGTAGGTCACTTCCCCACCACCGAACAGCCCGGCCAGATCGGGAACTTCGTACTCGCCGGCCACCGGAGCGGTGTCAGCGCTCCGGCCTTCCGCGACATCGACCGCATCAAGCCCGGCGCCACGGTCACCGTCACCACCGCCCAGCGGGTCACGTACACCTACACCGTCACCCGCGTGCGCACCGTCGCCCCCACCGACGTCAACGTCATCGCCCAGGTCCCCGACCACCCCGCCGCCACCCCCACCAAGGCGAAGCTGACGCTCGTCACCTGCTGGCCGGCCGACGGTCACGCCAAGCGGGTCGTCGTCGAGGCAGACCTCGCCTCCGCAAAGGGGGGAGCGTAG
- a CDS encoding GntR family transcriptional regulator, translating to MKRTSPRDAGQWTVESATDDLQSRILSGEFRQPDGNAGQLPTAGDLGTAYGLSRQAMNRVIERLKAEGLVHTRPGARGAMVRDWQPLIFLPQQEFDRGRGSGADTDIYTRLVNAAAREGTSRMDDVTVVQADEEIRTKLGLRPGEHVGVRLRTNIVDGVPAHTDDSYVAMRIVDGTDWLLPGNVARGTNTVLAELGHELVRSIDELEPRMTTDEENERLGLGEGNSLPAIQLTSTGFDRDDNPVQVTRFTLPRRRNTVVYERKKPEHPEAGDTE from the coding sequence ATGAAGCGCACCAGCCCTCGCGACGCAGGACAGTGGACGGTCGAATCCGCCACCGATGACCTGCAGAGCCGGATCCTCAGCGGCGAGTTCCGGCAGCCCGATGGAAACGCCGGCCAACTGCCCACCGCCGGCGACCTGGGCACGGCCTACGGCCTCAGCCGGCAGGCGATGAACCGGGTGATCGAACGGCTGAAAGCGGAAGGGCTGGTCCACACACGCCCAGGAGCCCGCGGCGCAATGGTCCGGGACTGGCAGCCGCTGATCTTCCTGCCCCAGCAGGAATTCGACCGCGGACGCGGCTCCGGCGCGGACACCGACATCTACACGCGCCTGGTCAACGCCGCGGCCCGCGAGGGCACCTCCCGGATGGACGACGTCACCGTGGTGCAGGCCGACGAGGAGATCAGGACCAAGCTCGGCCTGCGCCCGGGAGAGCACGTCGGCGTACGGCTGCGCACGAACATCGTCGACGGCGTCCCCGCACACACCGACGACTCCTACGTTGCGATGCGCATCGTCGACGGCACCGACTGGCTCCTGCCCGGCAACGTCGCCCGCGGGACCAACACCGTCCTCGCCGAGCTCGGACACGAACTCGTCAGAAGCATCGACGAGTTGGAGCCCCGCATGACGACCGACGAGGAGAACGAGCGGCTCGGCCTCGGGGAAGGCAACTCCCTGCCGGCCATCCAGCTCACCTCAACCGGATTCGACCGTGACGACAACCCCGTCCAGGTCACCCGCTTCACCCTCCCCCGCCGGCGCAACACGGTCGTGTACGAGCGCAAGAAGCCCGAGCACCCCGAGGCCGGCGACACCGAGTGA
- a CDS encoding WhiB family transcriptional regulator: MDWRHRATCRYEDPELFFPIGNTGPALIQIEEAKAVCRRCPVMETCLQWALESGQEAGVWGGLSEDERRAMKRRAARRRASQSA, encoded by the coding sequence ATGGACTGGCGTCACCGCGCCACCTGCCGCTACGAGGACCCGGAGCTGTTCTTCCCGATCGGCAACACCGGCCCCGCCCTGATCCAGATCGAGGAAGCGAAGGCAGTCTGCCGCCGCTGCCCGGTGATGGAGACCTGCCTGCAGTGGGCGCTGGAGTCCGGCCAGGAGGCCGGCGTCTGGGGCGGCCTGAGCGAGGACGAGCGCCGCGCCATGAAGCGCCGCGCCGCCCGCCGCCGGGCGAGCCAGAGCGCCTGA
- a CDS encoding prealbumin-like fold domain-containing protein: MSVASSTALSHRTRRIRYPVVAATAVALGAGILLAPSASAADKWGPGYLIPDSSGKPDTSHIGAYGKPGSLFPNAAGHAYCADPTLEGPEAGGHYGPITTFTSWTSKTTGQPVPAQNVARAAYVLSTYGDTTDDTQAAAVDAVVYTYLDPGTTYALPSGQRALQRLGYPNVPATAKNKAEAFLTEAATFAGPYTVNIHTPKGPVHPGDKTPITLDVTSASGAKLPNVKIHLDGSGAADGSGDVTTNSAGTATASVTASKDGTVDLTAEAAALPADQLRAQIPSNTSAQRMVVAGGTSSAKATAHLQVTTAKGSVKVTKTASDTHKALAGVEFEIRDKGGKTIASGKTDAQGQWTADALTPGTYTVHEAQAVDGYQLAADRRVSVGDLKTSTVSVTDTRIPQPAKPKPRPVTITQLPKTGA; the protein is encoded by the coding sequence ATGAGTGTTGCATCTTCCACAGCACTTTCGCACCGTACCCGCCGGATTCGGTATCCGGTCGTTGCTGCTACGGCGGTTGCGCTGGGCGCAGGCATTCTGCTGGCGCCGAGCGCCAGCGCGGCGGACAAGTGGGGCCCCGGATACCTGATCCCGGACAGCTCCGGGAAGCCGGACACCTCGCACATCGGCGCCTACGGCAAGCCGGGCTCGCTCTTCCCGAATGCCGCCGGTCACGCGTACTGCGCAGACCCCACGCTCGAGGGCCCCGAAGCCGGCGGCCACTACGGGCCCATCACCACGTTCACCTCCTGGACCTCCAAGACCACCGGCCAGCCGGTCCCCGCGCAGAACGTCGCCCGCGCCGCCTACGTGCTGAGCACCTACGGCGACACCACCGACGACACCCAGGCCGCCGCGGTCGACGCCGTCGTCTACACCTACCTCGACCCGGGCACCACCTACGCCCTGCCCTCCGGGCAGCGGGCCCTGCAGCGCCTGGGCTACCCAAACGTCCCCGCCACGGCAAAGAACAAGGCCGAGGCGTTCCTGACCGAGGCCGCGACGTTCGCCGGCCCCTACACGGTCAACATCCACACCCCCAAGGGCCCGGTCCACCCCGGCGACAAGACGCCCATCACCCTCGACGTCACCTCCGCCTCGGGCGCCAAGCTGCCGAACGTCAAGATCCACCTCGACGGATCCGGCGCCGCCGACGGCTCCGGTGACGTCACCACGAACTCCGCCGGCACGGCCACCGCCAGCGTCACCGCCTCCAAGGACGGCACCGTCGACCTGACCGCCGAGGCCGCCGCCCTTCCAGCGGACCAGCTGCGCGCGCAGATCCCGAGCAACACCTCTGCGCAGCGCATGGTCGTCGCCGGCGGAACCTCCAGCGCCAAGGCGACCGCCCACCTCCAGGTGACGACCGCCAAGGGCTCCGTCAAGGTCACCAAGACGGCCTCGGACACCCACAAGGCGCTGGCCGGCGTCGAGTTCGAGATCAGGGACAAGGGCGGCAAGACCATCGCCTCGGGCAAGACGGATGCCCAGGGGCAGTGGACGGCCGACGCCCTCACACCCGGCACCTACACCGTGCACGAGGCCCAGGCCGTCGATGGCTACCAGCTCGCCGCCGACCGACGCGTCAGCGTCGGTGACCTGAAGACCTCCACGGTGTCGGTCACGGACACCCGGATCCCCCAGCCGGCCAAGCCGAAGCCGCGGCCGGTCACGATCACGCAGCTGCCGAAGACCGGCGCCTGA
- a CDS encoding NUDIX domain-containing protein, translated as MTHATTEASAAAILTDEEGRVLIVKPTYKPGWNLPGGRIDEGETPRRACARELFEELGVRVTPGRLLAHAYVAPPGRPGAHVYYVFDGGPLTVEQQKEIRLQESELAECRFSFPDDIPIEDIPPAVRPLWSAALAARESEGPAYLELPENG; from the coding sequence ATGACCCACGCGACCACCGAGGCCTCGGCCGCGGCCATCCTCACCGACGAGGAGGGCCGGGTGCTCATCGTGAAGCCGACCTACAAGCCGGGATGGAACCTGCCCGGCGGCCGGATCGACGAAGGAGAGACGCCGCGGCGCGCCTGCGCGCGCGAACTGTTCGAGGAGCTCGGCGTCCGGGTCACGCCCGGGCGGCTGCTGGCCCACGCCTACGTGGCGCCGCCCGGCCGGCCGGGCGCCCACGTGTACTACGTCTTCGACGGGGGGCCGCTGACCGTCGAGCAGCAGAAGGAGATCCGACTCCAGGAGAGCGAACTGGCGGAGTGCCGGTTCAGCTTCCCCGACGACATCCCGATCGAGGACATCCCGCCGGCGGTCCGGCCGCTGTGGTCGGCAGCGCTCGCAGCCCGGGAATCAGAGGGCCCGGCCTACCTCGAATTGCCGGAGAACGGCTGA